The Agrobacterium cucumeris genome has a segment encoding these proteins:
- a CDS encoding transporter substrate-binding domain-containing protein, whose amino-acid sequence MKKSVIIASLLAATSVITPAKADKLDDIISAGTLRCAVVLDFPPMGSRDDANNPVGFDVDYCNDLAKALGVTAEIVETPFPERIPALMSGRVDVGVASTSDTLERAKTVGMTVPYFAFEMAVTANDKSGIKSFEDMKGKTVGATAGTFEAIALEKSVKEWGTGEFRPYQTQADVFLALSQGQIDATVSTSTVAQSNVKGGKFAGISVVGKAPYDIDYVALFTNRDEYGLINYLNLFINQQVRTGRYAELYEKWVGGEVPSLTVNGVYR is encoded by the coding sequence ATGAAAAAATCGGTCATCATCGCCAGCCTTCTGGCCGCTACTTCCGTTATCACGCCGGCCAAGGCCGACAAGCTTGACGACATCATTTCCGCCGGTACGCTGCGTTGCGCCGTCGTGCTCGATTTCCCGCCCATGGGTTCGCGTGACGACGCAAACAACCCTGTTGGCTTCGACGTCGATTATTGCAACGATCTCGCCAAGGCGCTCGGCGTCACGGCTGAAATCGTCGAAACGCCGTTTCCCGAACGTATTCCGGCACTAATGTCGGGCCGCGTCGATGTCGGTGTTGCCTCGACCTCCGATACGCTGGAGCGCGCCAAGACGGTCGGCATGACCGTGCCTTATTTCGCTTTCGAAATGGCTGTCACCGCCAACGACAAGTCGGGCATCAAGTCCTTCGAGGACATGAAGGGCAAGACGGTCGGCGCAACCGCCGGCACGTTCGAAGCCATCGCGCTTGAAAAGTCGGTCAAGGAGTGGGGAACCGGCGAGTTCCGTCCTTACCAGACGCAGGCCGACGTTTTCCTCGCGCTGAGTCAGGGCCAGATCGACGCCACCGTTTCCACCTCCACGGTCGCGCAGTCCAACGTCAAGGGCGGCAAGTTCGCCGGTATCTCGGTTGTCGGCAAGGCGCCCTATGATATCGATTACGTCGCGCTCTTCACCAACCGTGATGAATATGGGCTCATCAACTACCTGAACCTCTTCATCAACCAGCAGGTTCGCACCGGCCGTTACGCCGAACTCTATGAAAAATGGGTTGGCGGCGAAGTTCCCTCGCTCACCGTCAACGGCGTTTATCGCTAA
- a CDS encoding Ldh family oxidoreductase: protein MSDATTLTIDALSKRIEEIFRKAGLNEVQSGALARVITAGERDACKSHGIYRIEGALRTVKAGKVKPDAIPDVAEDDGTAIVKVNANGGFANPAFELGLPVLVERAKRSGIAALVINDCTHFSALWPEVEGLTSNGLAGLVMCPSYSTVAPTGGSKPLLGTNPFAFGWPRKDTSPYVFDFATSVAARGEIELHRRAGKSLPEGWALDAEGKPTTDPEAALAGSMLPFGGHKGSAIGTMIELLAGIMIGDLTSPEALDFLGTTTLAPTHGELIVAFSPEAFAKGRPGDPFQRAEVLFDAIIGQGARLPSGRRFAARAKSESEGITLTAAEMAGLDRLLEKGLDAVS, encoded by the coding sequence ATGAGCGACGCCACCACCCTGACCATTGATGCGCTTTCAAAGCGGATTGAAGAAATTTTCCGCAAGGCGGGGCTGAATGAGGTGCAGTCGGGGGCGCTTGCCCGCGTCATCACCGCCGGTGAACGCGACGCCTGCAAATCGCACGGCATCTACCGCATCGAAGGCGCGTTGCGCACCGTCAAGGCCGGCAAGGTGAAGCCCGACGCGATCCCTGATGTGGCTGAGGACGACGGCACGGCGATTGTCAAAGTCAACGCCAATGGCGGCTTTGCCAATCCCGCCTTCGAACTGGGCCTGCCGGTTCTTGTAGAGCGGGCGAAACGTTCGGGCATTGCCGCACTCGTCATCAATGACTGCACGCATTTCTCGGCGCTCTGGCCGGAGGTTGAGGGGCTGACATCGAATGGCCTCGCTGGACTGGTGATGTGCCCCAGCTACTCCACCGTTGCCCCCACCGGCGGCAGCAAACCACTGCTTGGCACCAACCCCTTCGCTTTCGGCTGGCCGCGCAAGGACACCTCACCTTATGTCTTCGATTTTGCCACGTCGGTTGCGGCGCGCGGCGAAATCGAACTGCACCGGCGCGCCGGCAAATCCCTGCCGGAAGGATGGGCGCTGGACGCCGAAGGTAAGCCGACGACCGACCCGGAAGCCGCGCTTGCCGGCTCCATGCTGCCTTTTGGTGGTCACAAGGGATCGGCGATCGGCACCATGATCGAACTTCTTGCCGGCATCATGATCGGTGACCTGACCAGCCCCGAAGCCCTCGATTTCCTCGGCACGACAACACTTGCGCCGACCCATGGCGAATTGATCGTCGCATTTTCTCCGGAAGCCTTCGCCAAGGGCCGCCCGGGCGACCCCTTCCAGCGCGCGGAAGTGCTGTTTGACGCCATCATCGGCCAGGGCGCCCGCCTGCCCTCCGGCCGCCGCTTTGCGGCGCGCGCCAAATCCGAGAGCGAAGGCATTACGCTCACCGCCGCTGAAATGGCCGGGCTCGACCGTTTGCTGGAGAAGGGTCTGGACGCAGTCTCCTGA
- a CDS encoding amino acid ABC transporter permease, with protein sequence MFNYTFHWNQALKALPQLLDGAVVTLQIALLSMVIGLTFAILLTLFRLSGNRVLGALASVWVEVARNTPALFQIYMAHFGLGNFGIHLSPYTALLVGIAFNNAGYLAENFRGALKAIPDTQTRSGRSLGMTSMQTFRLIILPQMLRVAFLPATNQMVWAILMTSLGVTVGMNTDLAGVTQALNARSFRTFEFFALAAVIYYVIAKIVTLAARLLAWRLFRY encoded by the coding sequence ATGTTCAACTATACATTCCACTGGAATCAGGCGCTGAAGGCTTTGCCGCAGCTTCTGGACGGTGCGGTGGTAACGCTGCAGATCGCCCTTCTGTCGATGGTGATCGGTCTTACCTTCGCCATCCTGCTGACGCTGTTCCGGCTGTCCGGCAACCGCGTTCTCGGCGCTTTGGCCTCCGTCTGGGTGGAGGTTGCCCGCAACACGCCGGCACTGTTCCAGATTTACATGGCCCATTTCGGGCTTGGCAATTTCGGCATCCACCTCAGCCCCTATACCGCGCTTCTGGTCGGTATCGCGTTTAACAATGCCGGTTATCTGGCAGAGAATTTCCGCGGTGCGCTGAAAGCCATACCGGATACGCAGACACGGTCGGGCCGTTCGCTTGGCATGACCTCGATGCAGACTTTCCGGCTGATCATCCTGCCGCAGATGCTGCGCGTGGCTTTCCTGCCCGCAACCAACCAGATGGTCTGGGCGATCCTCATGACCTCGCTCGGTGTCACGGTCGGCATGAACACGGATCTCGCCGGCGTCACACAGGCGCTCAATGCGCGCTCGTTCCGCACCTTTGAATTCTTCGCGCTCGCCGCGGTCATCTATTACGTGATCGCCAAGATCGTCACGCTCGCCGCCAGATTGCTGGCCTGGCGTCTGTTCCGTTACTGA
- a CDS encoding dihydrodipicolinate synthase family protein codes for MTASIFSGVIPALMTPCKDDRTPDFDALVRKGKELIADGMSAVVYCGSMGDWPLLTDEQRMEGVERLVKAGIPVIVGTGAVNTASAVAHAAHAQKVGAKGLMVIPRVLSRGSVIAAQKAHFKAILSAAPEIPAVIYNSPYYGFATRADLFFALRAEHKNLIGFKEFGGPADMRYAAENITSRDDEVTLMIGVDTAVFHGFVNCGATGAITGIGNVLPKEVIHLCKLSQAAAKGDADARSRALELEQALAILSSFDEGPDLVLYFKHMMVLKGDREYTLHFNETDALTDSQRGYVEAQFKLFNSWYADWSKLPGAVQTCKAA; via the coding sequence ATGACGGCCAGCATTTTTTCCGGCGTGATTCCCGCCTTGATGACCCCCTGCAAGGATGATCGCACTCCTGATTTTGATGCGCTTGTGCGCAAGGGCAAGGAACTGATCGCCGATGGCATGTCGGCCGTCGTTTATTGCGGTTCCATGGGCGACTGGCCGCTTCTCACCGATGAGCAGCGCATGGAAGGCGTGGAGCGTCTGGTCAAGGCTGGCATCCCTGTTATCGTCGGCACCGGCGCGGTGAACACGGCGTCTGCCGTGGCGCATGCCGCGCATGCCCAGAAGGTTGGCGCCAAGGGCCTGATGGTTATCCCCCGCGTCCTGTCTCGCGGTTCGGTCATCGCGGCGCAGAAGGCGCACTTCAAGGCCATTCTCTCGGCCGCTCCTGAAATTCCGGCCGTTATCTACAACAGCCCCTATTACGGTTTCGCCACCCGCGCCGATCTCTTCTTCGCGTTACGCGCCGAACACAAGAACCTGATTGGTTTCAAGGAATTCGGCGGCCCGGCTGATATGCGTTATGCAGCTGAAAACATCACCAGCCGCGATGATGAAGTGACCCTGATGATCGGTGTCGATACCGCCGTTTTCCACGGTTTCGTCAACTGCGGTGCAACCGGCGCCATCACCGGCATCGGCAACGTGCTGCCGAAGGAAGTCATTCATCTCTGCAAGCTGTCGCAGGCCGCTGCCAAGGGTGATGCGGATGCCCGCAGCCGCGCGCTGGAACTGGAGCAGGCGCTGGCCATACTCTCCTCCTTTGATGAAGGTCCGGATCTGGTTCTTTATTTCAAGCACATGATGGTGCTGAAGGGCGACAGGGAATACACGCTGCATTTCAACGAAACCGATGCCCTGACGGACAGCCAGCGCGGTTATGTCGAGGCGCAGTTCAAGCTGTTCAACAGCTGGTATGCCGACTGGAGCAAGCTTCCGGGTGCCGTTCAGACCTGCAAGGCTGCCTGA
- the ftsZ gene encoding cell division protein FtsZ, whose product MTQSPRASIARNTPNIAVVGVGGGGGNAINNMISEGISGVDFIAANTDAQALKKTNAPRMVQLSSELTGGLGAGADPEVGRQAAIDSLDEIMDHLSGYDMCFITAGMGGGTGTGAAPVIAEACRAKNILTVGVVTLPFSFEGARRMRAAEYGFANLLNTADTVIVIPNQNLLRIADAGTTFENALKTADKVLSLGVRCVTDLILREGLVNLDFADVRYVMKNGGRALMGTAQAKGEKRASEAAAAAIANPLLGEPSLKEARGALVAISGGNDLTLYEIDEAMTLVREAVSEETDVVMGASFDPTLDGAFKISVVATGLRN is encoded by the coding sequence ATGACCCAGTCTCCGCGCGCTTCGATTGCCCGCAACACTCCCAATATCGCTGTCGTTGGCGTTGGTGGCGGTGGCGGAAATGCGATCAACAACATGATCTCCGAAGGCATTAGCGGGGTCGATTTCATCGCCGCCAATACGGATGCGCAGGCGCTGAAGAAAACCAACGCGCCGCGGATGGTCCAGCTCAGTTCCGAGCTGACCGGCGGACTTGGTGCAGGGGCCGATCCTGAGGTCGGCCGGCAGGCGGCGATCGATTCACTCGATGAGATCATGGATCACTTGAGCGGTTACGATATGTGTTTCATCACCGCCGGCATGGGCGGTGGCACCGGCACGGGTGCTGCCCCGGTGATTGCGGAAGCCTGCCGGGCAAAGAACATCCTGACTGTTGGCGTCGTTACGCTTCCTTTCAGCTTTGAAGGTGCGCGCCGCATGCGGGCTGCCGAATACGGCTTTGCCAACCTGCTGAATACCGCCGATACCGTTATCGTCATTCCCAACCAGAATCTGCTGCGCATCGCTGACGCCGGTACCACCTTCGAGAATGCACTGAAGACGGCCGATAAGGTCCTGTCGCTCGGCGTGCGTTGCGTCACCGATCTCATCCTGCGCGAGGGTCTCGTCAATCTCGATTTCGCCGATGTGCGTTACGTCATGAAAAATGGCGGCCGGGCGCTGATGGGCACGGCGCAGGCCAAGGGCGAAAAGCGCGCCTCGGAAGCGGCGGCAGCCGCCATCGCCAACCCGCTGCTCGGCGAACCGTCGCTGAAAGAAGCGCGCGGTGCGCTGGTGGCCATCTCCGGCGGCAACGATCTGACACTCTATGAGATCGACGAGGCGATGACGCTGGTGCGCGAGGCGGTGAGCGAAGAGACGGATGTGGTGATGGGCGCTTCCTTCGACCCGACGCTGGACGGTGCTTTCAAGATCTCCGTCGTGGCCACCGGTCTGCGCAACTGA
- a CDS encoding amino acid ABC transporter ATP-binding protein, with translation MIEIENVRKSFGPLEVLKGINLTVNKGEVVTIIGGSGSGKSTLLTCINGLEPIDSGKIVIDGTEVHAKSTDLNKLRRKVGIVFQQWNAFPHLTVLENVMLAPRKVLGISKEQAEEIAVKQLTHVGLAEKLKVYPNRMSGGQQQRMAIARALAMSPEYMLFDEVTSALDPMLVGEVLDTLKMLADEGMTMICVTHEMAFARDVSNRVAFFHQGVMAEIGTPDQLFGAPQHAETQKFLASVR, from the coding sequence ATGATTGAGATCGAAAACGTCCGCAAATCCTTCGGCCCGCTGGAGGTTCTGAAAGGGATCAACCTCACCGTCAACAAGGGCGAGGTCGTCACCATCATCGGCGGTTCCGGTTCCGGCAAATCGACGCTGCTCACCTGCATCAACGGCCTCGAGCCGATCGACAGCGGCAAGATCGTCATCGACGGCACGGAAGTGCATGCCAAATCGACCGACCTCAACAAGCTGCGCCGCAAGGTCGGCATCGTTTTCCAGCAATGGAACGCCTTTCCGCATCTGACGGTGCTTGAAAACGTCATGCTGGCGCCGCGCAAGGTTCTTGGCATCTCGAAGGAGCAGGCGGAGGAGATCGCGGTCAAGCAATTGACCCATGTGGGCCTTGCCGAAAAGCTGAAGGTCTATCCGAACCGCATGTCGGGCGGCCAGCAGCAGCGTATGGCGATTGCCCGCGCGCTTGCCATGTCGCCGGAATATATGCTGTTCGACGAAGTCACCTCGGCGCTGGACCCGATGCTGGTGGGCGAAGTGCTCGATACGCTGAAGATGCTGGCGGATGAAGGCATGACGATGATCTGCGTCACCCATGAAATGGCGTTTGCTCGTGATGTCTCCAACCGCGTCGCCTTCTTTCATCAAGGCGTGATGGCGGAAATCGGCACGCCGGACCAGCTGTTCGGCGCGCCGCAGCATGCCGAAACGCAAAAGTTCCTGGCGAGCGTGCGGTAA
- a CDS encoding amino acid ABC transporter permease, with amino-acid sequence MFETALTWSDLAFLAKGAGMTLAVTAVAVTAGTLMGIIFGIIRFQFGPYWSLPLTFVLDIFRSVPLLIQLVLGNAFQSIAKLGWPPFTTSCVVLSLYTAAYCTEIVRGGIDAVPSNTRRACRSLGMTWSQDMRYIVLPLATRVSLPSWIGLTLGVMKDSALVLWLGLIELLRASQILVTRLQEPLTILMICGAIYFLISFPIARFGGYLERRWSPND; translated from the coding sequence ATGTTTGAAACCGCTCTCACCTGGAGTGATCTCGCCTTCCTGGCCAAGGGTGCCGGCATGACGCTTGCCGTCACCGCCGTCGCCGTCACGGCAGGCACCCTGATGGGGATCATCTTCGGTATCATTCGTTTCCAGTTCGGTCCCTATTGGTCGCTGCCGCTGACCTTCGTGCTGGATATTTTCCGCTCCGTACCGCTGCTCATCCAGCTGGTTCTCGGCAATGCCTTCCAGTCGATCGCCAAGCTCGGCTGGCCGCCATTCACCACCTCCTGCGTGGTGCTGTCGCTTTATACGGCAGCCTATTGCACCGAGATCGTGCGCGGCGGTATCGACGCCGTGCCGTCCAATACGCGCCGTGCCTGCCGCTCACTCGGCATGACATGGTCGCAGGACATGCGCTACATCGTCCTGCCGCTCGCCACCCGCGTCTCGTTGCCGTCCTGGATCGGACTGACGCTCGGTGTCATGAAGGATTCGGCCCTGGTGCTTTGGCTTGGCCTCATCGAGCTTTTGCGCGCCTCGCAAATCCTCGTTACCCGCCTGCAGGAACCGCTGACCATCCTGATGATCTGCGGCGCCATCTACTTCCTTATCAGCTTCCCCATCGCCCGTTTCGGCGGGTATCTCGAAAGACGGTGGTCCCCCAATGATTGA
- a CDS encoding GntR family transcriptional regulator — protein sequence MTDIIASAERKRGSGVKMVYDLLRDEILDLVLPPGSPIDEVQLAERFKMSRTPIREALVRLSGEGLIDTLPNRSTMVSNIDFLNMHTYFDALVLMYRVTTQLAAQYHRPEDLAGIRAHNAEFAIAVEEQNALAMISTNAALHLSIAEAGRNPYFTSLFKRLLDEGRRILRLYYQSYEDRLPKRFVHDHDAMIAAIAARDIALSEKLAREHAEQIVQQVQKLLVRNERLEINL from the coding sequence ATGACGGATATAATTGCTTCTGCCGAGCGCAAGCGCGGCTCCGGCGTAAAGATGGTCTATGATCTGCTGCGCGACGAGATTCTCGATCTGGTCCTGCCGCCGGGAAGCCCCATTGACGAGGTGCAGCTTGCCGAACGATTCAAGATGTCGCGCACGCCGATCCGTGAGGCGCTGGTGCGGCTTTCGGGCGAGGGGCTGATCGATACGCTGCCGAACCGGTCGACCATGGTGTCGAATATCGACTTCCTCAACATGCACACCTATTTCGATGCGCTGGTGCTGATGTACCGGGTCACCACCCAGCTTGCGGCACAATATCATCGCCCCGAGGATCTGGCCGGAATCCGCGCCCACAATGCGGAATTCGCCATTGCGGTGGAAGAGCAGAATGCGCTGGCGATGATTTCCACCAATGCAGCCCTTCACCTTTCCATCGCCGAGGCAGGCCGAAACCCCTATTTCACCAGCCTGTTCAAGCGCCTGCTGGATGAGGGACGGCGCATTCTGAGGCTTTATTATCAGTCTTATGAGGATCGTCTGCCGAAGCGTTTCGTCCATGATCACGATGCAATGATCGCCGCCATCGCCGCCCGCGATATCGCCCTTTCCGAAAAACTGGCGCGTGAACATGCCGAACAGATCGTGCAGCAGGTGCAGAAATTGCTGGTGCGGAATGAGCGGCTGGAAATAAATCTGTAG
- a CDS encoding NAD(P)/FAD-dependent oxidoreductase, producing MPANDVIVIGAGVVGLSAAIAAQGRGLSVTVIDREGPAAGASAGNAGAFAFTDILPLASPGILWKAPKWLIDPLGPLSVPPAYALKIAPWMFRFWRACAASKVEHSTAAQTALMDLSKAELEPFLKKTDTIAMLRKEGNLQVYESEAEFEGSLSGWKARERHGIEFRHLNAEQMAEIQPGIAPRFTCGTFTPGWFSIADPKLYTLTLAEHFRSIGGRIECLDVASLRPLDDGVEVVSHDGRTRKAGKVVLAAGAFSHRIARSLGEKIPLETERGYNTTLPPGAFDLRTQVTFGGHGFVVTRLSSGIRVGGAVELGGLELPANFARSEALLTKAKAFLPGLKTEGGKQWMGFRPSLPDSLPAIGQAQHTARVVYAFGHGHLGLTQSAGTARIVADLLTGQKPAIDTRAFSPQRF from the coding sequence ATGCCTGCAAATGATGTCATCGTCATAGGGGCCGGCGTTGTCGGCCTCTCGGCGGCAATCGCCGCGCAGGGCCGCGGTCTTTCGGTCACGGTCATCGATCGCGAGGGACCGGCGGCGGGCGCTTCGGCCGGCAATGCCGGCGCCTTCGCCTTCACCGATATCCTGCCGCTCGCATCGCCGGGCATTCTCTGGAAAGCGCCGAAATGGCTCATCGATCCGCTGGGGCCGCTCAGCGTGCCGCCGGCCTATGCGCTGAAGATCGCACCATGGATGTTCCGTTTCTGGCGGGCCTGCGCGGCATCGAAAGTCGAGCATTCCACCGCCGCGCAGACGGCGCTGATGGACCTTTCCAAAGCAGAGCTGGAGCCGTTTCTCAAAAAGACGGACACGATTGCGATGCTGCGCAAGGAGGGCAACCTTCAGGTCTATGAAAGCGAGGCGGAGTTCGAAGGCTCGCTTTCCGGCTGGAAGGCACGCGAACGTCACGGCATCGAGTTCCGGCATCTGAACGCCGAACAGATGGCCGAGATACAGCCCGGCATCGCACCGCGTTTTACCTGCGGCACCTTTACGCCCGGGTGGTTTTCCATTGCCGATCCCAAGCTTTACACCCTGACACTGGCCGAGCATTTCCGCAGCATTGGCGGCCGCATCGAATGCCTCGATGTCGCCTCGCTCCGACCGCTGGACGATGGCGTCGAGGTGGTGAGCCATGATGGCCGCACCCGCAAGGCCGGCAAGGTGGTGCTGGCGGCGGGGGCTTTCTCGCACCGTATCGCCCGCTCGCTTGGTGAAAAAATTCCGCTGGAAACGGAACGGGGTTATAATACCACCCTGCCTCCAGGTGCTTTCGATCTGCGCACGCAGGTCACCTTCGGCGGCCATGGTTTCGTCGTTACCCGCCTTTCCTCCGGTATCCGCGTTGGCGGTGCCGTGGAGCTGGGCGGGCTGGAGCTTCCGGCCAATTTCGCCCGTTCTGAGGCGCTTTTGACCAAGGCAAAGGCTTTTCTGCCGGGCCTGAAAACTGAAGGCGGCAAGCAGTGGATGGGCTTTCGCCCCTCGCTGCCGGACAGCCTGCCGGCCATTGGGCAAGCGCAGCACACGGCGCGGGTGGTTTATGCTTTCGGCCACGGGCATCTGGGGCTGACGCAATCGGCGGGCACGGCCCGCATCGTCGCCGATCTTCTGACGGGGCAAAAGCCCGCCATCGATACAAGGGCATTTTCGCCGCAACGTTTCTGA